A genomic window from Salvia miltiorrhiza cultivar Shanhuang (shh) chromosome 5, IMPLAD_Smil_shh, whole genome shotgun sequence includes:
- the LOC131026291 gene encoding BTB/POZ domain and ankyrin repeat-containing protein NPR1, producing the protein MDTSAEPSSSISFTSPSRLSNGSTTSNKMYASGGSEAGLNLEIISLSKLSCNLGQLLSESGGDFSDAEIVVEETSVGVHRCILAARSKFFNDLLDKDKVLGGKEGKPRYYMTNLLPYGKVGYEAFVIFLSYLYTGKLRPSPLEVSTCVDSLCAHDACRPAIDFAVELMYASTIFQVSELVSLFQRRLVNLVGKAIVEDVIPILTVAFHCQLSQLLTVCIHRVAQSDLETIFIEKILPSSVAEDIRLLRLNFQAEQENQAPPVDPMLEKHIKRIHKALDSDDIELVRLLLTESDITLDEACALHYSVAFCDPKIVSEVLSLGLADVNLRNSRGYTVLHVAARRKEPSIIVSLLTKGASAAEPTCDGQSAVSICRRLVRPKEYQMKREKGQEANKDRICIDVLEREMRRNPTAADASFLSLAMADDLHMKLLYLEDRVAFARMFFPTEAKLAMEIAYAETTSDLAGLLSSRVSSGNLMEVDLNETPISQKKRLISKIETLSRTVELGRRYFPHCSQVLDKFMEDDLPDALYLETGTPEEQKMKRTRFMELRDEVHRAFNKDKAKLHRSGFSSSSSSFKDCITYEVYKI; encoded by the exons ATGGATACTTCTGCAGAGCCATCATCCTCCATCAGTTTCACCTCCCCCTCTCGTTTGTCGAATGGATCAACAACGAGTAACAAAATGTATGCTTCTGGTGGATCAGAGGCAGGGTTGAATCTTGAAATTATCAGTTTGAGTAAGTTGAGTTGCAATTTAGGGCAACTGTTGTCTGAATCCGGTGGTGACTTTAGTGATGCAGAGATTGTAGTAGAAGAGACTAGTGTGGGCGTGCACCGGTGTATTTTAGCTGCCCGGAGCAAATTTTTCAATGATCTGCTTGACAAGGATAAGGTTCTTGGTGGCAAGGAAGGGAAGCCGAGGTATTACATGACAAATTTGTTGCCTTATGGCAAGGTTGGATACGAGGCTTTTGTCATTTTCTTGAGCTACTTGTACACGGGGAAGCTTAGGCCGTCTCCACTGGAGGTGTCTACGTGTGTTGATAGTTTATGTGCTCACGATGCCTGCAGACCTGCGATCGACTTTGCTGTAGAATTGATGTATGCATCTACCATTTTTCAGGTCTCGGAGCTTGTTTCTCTTTTTCAG CGCCGCCTTGTTAATTTGGTTGGCAAGGCTATTGTAGAGGATGTCATCCCGATTCTTACAGTTGCCTTCCATTGTCAATTGAGTCAACTCCTCACTGTGTGCATCCACAGAGTAGCTCAATCGGACCTTGAGACGATCTTCATTGAGAAGATCCTCCCGTCCAGTGTTGCAGAGGATATTAGATTGCTCCGTCTTAATTTTCAAGCAGAACAAGAAAATCAAGCGCCCCCTGTGGATCCTATGCTCGAGAAACACATTAAGAGAATACACAAGGCATTGGACTCGGATGATATTGAGCTTGTGAGACTTCTTTTGACCGAGTCTGATATAACCTTAGACGAGGCCTGTGCTCTACATTACTCCGTAGCATTTTGTGATCCCAAGATAGTATCGGAGGTGCTTAGTCTAGGTCTTGCCGACGTCAACTTAAGGAATTCACGGGGCTATACAGTGCTCCATGTTGCTGCTAGGCGCAAGGAACCATCAATTATAGTGTCACTTCTAACCAAAGGAGCATCTGCTGCAGAGCCGACATGTGATGGGCAGAGTGCTGTCAGTATTTGTAGGAGACTGGTGAGGCCAAAGGAGTATCAGATGAAGCGAGAGAAAGGGCAGGAAGCAAACAAAGACCGGATATGCATAGACGTCTTGGAGAGAGAGATGCGCAGGAATCCAACTGCAGCCGACGCGTCTTTCTTGTCCCTTGCAATGGCTGATGATCTGCATATGAAATTGCTCTACTTGGAAGACCGAG TGGCATTTGCTCGGATGTTTTTCCCAACCGAAGCTAAGTTAGCTATGGAAATCGCGTATGCTGAGACCACATCAGACCTTGCTGGCCTTTTGTCATCAAGAGTTTCGAGTGGGAACTTGATGGAGGTGGATTTGAACGAGACACCCATTTCCCAGAAGAAACGGCttatttcaaaaatagaaaCCCTCTCTAGAACAG TTGAGTTGGGGCGGCGCTACTTTCCCCATTGCTCACAGGTGCTGGATAAGTTCATGGAAGATGACTTGCCCGATGCACTCTACCTTGAGACGGGCACCCCGGAAGAGCAGAAGATGAAGCGAACGCGCTTCATGGAGCTCAGAGATGAGGTTCACAGAGCATTCAACAAGGACAAAGCTAAGCTTCATCGCTCTGGGTTTTCctcctcatcttcttctttcAAAGACTGCATAACTTACGAAGTATAcaaaatctga